GCGATTTTTGATAAGGAGTGACGTCTGTGGACAGCCATACCTATGATTTATGGCAGCAAGTGTTGTCAATCATTCAGACGAAACTAAGCAAACCCAGTTTCGATACCTGGTTTAAAGCGACCAAAGCTTCCTTCGTGAACGATTCGCTCTTGGAAGTGACGGCGCCGACAACATTTGCGGCTGAATGGCTGGAAGGCCGGTATACCAAATTAATTCGCAACACCTTGTTTGAGTTTCTAGGCAGGCAGGTAGACGTTCGCTTTTCGATTGAAGAGGCGAAGCCGGCTGAACCCGCACCTCCCATTCTGCCTAAGGCTGCGGAAGCGCCGATCATACAAGAAGAAACCTTCAATCATATGCTTAACCCGAAATATACGTTTGATACGTTTGTCATCGGGGCCAACAACCGCTTTGCGCATGCCGCATCGCTTGCCGTAGCGGAAGCGCCGGCGAAAGCCTATAATCCGCTCTTTTTATACGGCGGCGTAGGGCTTGGCAAGACCCACTTAATGCATGCCATCGGCCATTACATCATGGATCACAATCCAAGCACGAAGATCATGTATATTTCTTCCGAGAAATTCACGAACGAATTCATTAATGCGATTCGGGATAATCGGGGCGAGAGCTTCCGTAACAAATATCGCAATATTGACGTGCTGCTGATTGACGATATTCAGTTTTTGGCCGGTAAAGACGGTACGCAGGAGGAGTTCTTCCATACCTTTAATGCCTTGCATGAGGAGCGGAAGCAAATCGTCATCTCCAGTGACCGTACGCCAAAGGAAATTCCGACTTTGGAGGAAAGGCTGCGCTCGCGGTTCGAGTGGGGATTAATAACGGATATTCAGGCACCGGATTTGGAAACAAGGATCGCGATTTTGCGCAAGAAAGCGAAAGCGGAGAACCTTGATATTCCGAATGAAGCAATGGTCTACATTGCGAATCAGATCGATACGAATATTCGCGAGCTGGAAGGCGCCCTCATCCGCGTAGTCGCTTACTCTTCGCTTATTAATCAGGATATTACGTCCCATCTGGCAGCCGAAGCGTTAAAGGACATTATTCCGTCCAGCCGTCCGAAGATGATCACCATAAACGATATTCAGCAAAAGGTTGGAGAGTTCTATGGGCTGCGTCTCGAGGAGTTCAAAGCGCGGAAACGGACCAAAGCTGTTGCCTAT
This region of Paenibacillus sp. JDR-2 genomic DNA includes:
- the dnaA gene encoding chromosomal replication initiator protein DnaA, whose amino-acid sequence is MDSHTYDLWQQVLSIIQTKLSKPSFDTWFKATKASFVNDSLLEVTAPTTFAAEWLEGRYTKLIRNTLFEFLGRQVDVRFSIEEAKPAEPAPPILPKAAEAPIIQEETFNHMLNPKYTFDTFVIGANNRFAHAASLAVAEAPAKAYNPLFLYGGVGLGKTHLMHAIGHYIMDHNPSTKIMYISSEKFTNEFINAIRDNRGESFRNKYRNIDVLLIDDIQFLAGKDGTQEEFFHTFNALHEERKQIVISSDRTPKEIPTLEERLRSRFEWGLITDIQAPDLETRIAILRKKAKAENLDIPNEAMVYIANQIDTNIRELEGALIRVVAYSSLINQDITSHLAAEALKDIIPSSRPKMITINDIQQKVGEFYGLRLEEFKARKRTKAVAYPRQIAMYLSRELTDYSLPKIGEAFGGRDHTTVIHAHEKISQQLKQDQDLYKILQNLTEKIKNHT